The following proteins come from a genomic window of Montipora capricornis isolate CH-2021 chromosome 9, ASM3666992v2, whole genome shotgun sequence:
- the LOC138014945 gene encoding probable GTP-binding protein EngB: MFHLPEFHREKALFLLLWRFFYHKGSPRAKESQSVFNPTSGILARADKEFQLLGPKAVFQGSAVKTEEAPTRKLPEVAFIGRTSVGKSSLINALLNQTKLVKTSKTPGHTRLVNFYNIGSKFYLVDLPGYGYVQGVGKEQGTRHFVKVAEKYLKQRAGKELRSICLLIDGKVGVTKNDMIAFEMMGELDAPFQVVLTKMDKLHKGRHQVMIDEVYRVRERFKLNSCFPHIFPVSAKEKTGLSELRYFICLSVGFTKPFTNIL, encoded by the exons ATGTTCCACCTTCCTGAATTTCACCGTGAAAAAGCTCTTTTCCTTTTATTGTGGAGATTTTTCTATCACAAAGGTTCACCTCGAGCAAAAGAATCTCAATCTGTTTTTAATCCCACATCAGGAATTCTAGCCCGAGCTGACAAAGAATTTCAATTACTGGGTCCCAAAGCTGTCTTTCAGGGATCAGCAGTCAAAACCGAGGAAGCTCCTACCCGGAAGTTACCCGAG GTTGCCTTTATTGGTAGGACAAGTGTTGGCAAGTCATCCCTCATAAATGCTCTTCTGAACCAGACAAAACTTGTGAAAACATCTAAAACACCA GGTCATACACGTCTTGTGAATTTCTACAatattggttcaaagttttacCTTGTGGATCTACCTGGTTATGGATATGTACAAGGTGTTGGAAAGGAACAGGGAACTCGCCACTTTGTCAAAGTAGCTGAGAAGTACCTTAAACAGAGGGCAGGGAAAGA attaagGAGCATTTGCCTTCTCATTGATGGGAAAGTTGGAGTGACAAAAAATGACATGATAGCTTTTGAAATGATGGGAGAACTGGATGCACCCTTTCAG GTAGTTTTGACAAAAATGGACAAGTTGCACAAAGGAAGACATCAGGTGATGATAGACGAAGTTTACAGGGTGCGAGAAAGGTTCAAGTTGAACAGCTGTTTTCCCCACATATTTCCAGTCag TGCCAAGGAGAAGACAGGATTGTCAGAACTCAGATACTTTATTTGTTTGAGTGTGGGATTTACCAAACCCTTTACGAACATACTGTAG